DNA sequence from the Pichia kudriavzevii chromosome 4, complete sequence genome:
CAGCGTCTCTTGTTCTAACTGCACCTTAATTCAAGAACGCTTTCGGCTTTCCTTTATAATATTATTCCAATTTGAATGGTTGACAATAACCATCTCTAGCAGTGATAAGAAATTCACACCAATGGCCAAACCTATCCACAACCCATAAATTTTCCAGTCAAGTTTGAATGCAAAAAATAACTCCAGTGGAATTCCAATAAGGTAATAAGTTGTTAGAGATAACAATGAACCAATACGCTGTCTTCCTTGGCCTCTAAGGACAGCTGCACATAATATATTAAAGCAGTCCAAAAATTGGTTAATTGCAATAATAATGGCCAATCTTTGGGCAATATCTAGTATCTCGGGATCATTGGTAAACAAAGATGTAATCCTATTTCGAAGGAAAAAGAAccatgaaaaattaaatatAGAAAGGCCAATCATGAGAATGTAAATTGCTTTCATAGCAGGTTTATAGTTTTCAGATTTCGCTCCAATTATATTTGCTATTCTCGTAGAACAACATATTCCAACAGCAAAAGGAGGTTGAAAGGCAAGCGACGCCAATGTCGATATGATACTTTGAGCTGCAAGTTGGGACTTGGGGAATGATGTCGACAAGAAGGTGATTATTTGGAATGCAAAAGCTTCGGAGAGTATCATTATTACCCCAGGAACGCCCAACTGGAAAAACACAAAAGAACTCTTCACAAATGACTTGACTGTCCATGCTTTGATTCCCTCAATTGTTGGCAGACATTGATAACCATCAACAAAGAACATGTAACTAACTAAAGCAATTGTCATGATCCAATAAGTGAAGACAAAGGAAATTGCAGGAGCTTTATGAAGTGAATTTGAATCTAAGAACTTTGGAATTGTCATATTGAACAATATCGAAATCGGAATACCTCCAATGACAATCCTCGTTGGAACGCTAAATTTACATTGTGATTGTAAGAACCGTTTCGTACATTCAAAGATTCCAATGGCGGGAGCAACATAAGTGAACACACTAATAAAGGATGCACAAAGTGCGGCCAATTCTTGATTCTGAGAGCCTTTAAAACTTGTTATTCGTTGGAAGAAGCTTCCAGCATGAGACCAAAAATACATCGATGGAATGAGTAATATCAGCAAGACAATAGTGCACTTCACATAATATTGCCCCACCCGGTGATAATGCTGCGCCCCAAAGGCAGTTGAGCACAATGTATCCAATGCGGAAGTGAAGCCATTCACCATTACTGGTCCCGTTAAATACCatgttgttattgataaagTACATGAAGACATTTCAAGCGGCCCAATTCTGCTGGAGAAGTACGTTGGTATAAGGATTTGTATTgaatattgaaagaaaaaagtaaaaaacAATGGAACCGAATTGGTTAACAAATAGTAGAGTTCATGACTTGTCGTTGTGGTAACGGGATGCAATGGCACAAAATCCAACTCTTCTAATAACAGATGATCCTCTTCATCACAGGTTGTGTTTATATCAATAGGACCTGTGTAAGGTTCTGGAATATCCAAAACTAAAGATTCAGAGTCAGACATTCATAGAGACAGCAGAAAACAGCCAGAGTCAAAAGAAGGGGGGAGGGGAGACATACGAGAGTCCAAAACTCTTATTTCTACAACTTCAAAAGTCTAGTAGTCATCGTGATGCACTCAATTCCTGATATGTCTTGCTCCTTCAACCGCTATtctgtaaaaaaaaaaaaaaaaacaattccCGTTGTGGCGCAGCACCCAAGTCACGTGCAAGACGTGCCACTTGTGGTTATTTTGTGTTCACAAATTCTTTTGCTTTCAGTTCGGAGCGAGTTTGTAACAATAAATTTTCTAGGGACCGGGTGTGCATTTTGAGTACCCCATTTTCTTTCGGGAAATAAACCATATAAAGGTGATTTTCGGAGTTGGAGCGCTTCGGAAACTTCATATTTATTCCCAAGTGACTTccgaagaaaaaaaaaagactcTAAGAAACCGCACACTTGTTCCGAGTATCTCCCGTCTGGTTGTATATTTCCATGTTCCTTTCGGACATTACTAGCAAAgaactaaaaaaaaagcccGCCCATTAACTGTGgcattgttgttgttattgctgTTACTATCGACCAAAAcatcatttccaaatataGAAGATAtcccattttttcaatcttaTACTAGAATTTGAAGCAGGtgctgaaaaggaaaagtcCATTGTGTCTTGAGAAGATGTTGGAAAAGTGGAATAAGAAATAATCGTTTCTAGATCAGTCTATCAACCCATAGCCCTTGCATCTATTAGGGATGCCAAGTCGTCTGATATGGTTTAAGTATTTTTCCCCTATAGCTACATGTGCGGCTATAACGAGAGACAGAACATAAGAATTAAAAAAGTAATGACTGTGGTAATGTCCATTGTGGCTATTCTGCAATAATTGGTACAATTTTCTGTTGATTATATCTTATATTGAAGCAACAAGCATAAGAGGGCCTTTGGTAATAGTACTTTCTCCAACTCCTATGGGGTGTTAACTGACCAGAGAAACGGTTCATACGGTTAAGTAGACTAAAACCTGCTCCAAATGCACAGTGTGGTTGGAATTTTTAAGCAAGTATTGGCTGTAGACTCAGTTACAGGAACTAGGGAAACGTTTCTGCCATCCTTAAGGGGTACACTTAGACGCTTGTTTCTGCTGAATTGAGTGGAGAGATGTAATCAATTACAGCATATATTACTAAACCAGCTTTTATCATGTCAACAGGCGAACACCTTCTGATTAGTAAATCTAATAGGAGAACGAAAAATAGCTTCCTTCAGAGGGGGAAACTTTGCAACTTTTATTTCAGGTATTCCTCTAAATCTACAATAAACAGCACGTTACTAAGCTAGGGTCTATAGTATGCCATTGGTATAATCTCAGTTTGCTTGGACAAATCTCTCCCCAagtgaaagaaaaaaacacaaagCAGACCGCCAAGAGTAATCTGAACCTAATATACCGTGTGCTTCCTCAGCCTCTCCTCGGCACCCATTACCTGGTTTTTTTGGGCTTATCTGCAGTTTAGTTTAGTTCCGAAATCCTCCTTTTaggattttttttcggAGCGGACATATTGTTTATCCTtcatcctttttttctcttaaTCGGGATTGGCGATTTTATGTAGCGTCAAAATTTACCAGCCGAGATACGGAGGGAAAATACCtgattttgagaataaTGCTTTTACTTCCGAGGCCGATTCATTTACGCTCAGTTTTTGACAGTTCTTAATTCCGAAACTGTTATTTTCCTTATTCGGGTCTTCGCATTCATTTTCTATGAATTGCTCAAGCCGTGGTAGCGGCTTCGATAGGTATTTGACAAGAAAAGCAGAATCACATAAATAGCATTTGTGCCAACTTTATTAGTAAAATGGTAGGTCTGCAGATAACCTGATAAGCTCTTAAGATTCAGAATACATTACTTATCACTTCAACCTTCATTCAACCAGACACCACCATGGAAACTATATCTGTTGGCAAGGAATCTGATGTTTCGTCAGATGGCAATGTTGCTTATGGGGGTTTCAATGAAGGTACTAACAAACAGATAAGAGATCTTGCCAGAGAATTCACACGGCAGACCTCAGTTGGCGACGGTGTACAGGACTCAGACGATGCTACCGATTCAAACGAAGTTGAGAAGTTTGGTGTCGACCATGCCAGTCCCAATTCTCCCCCAAAAAGTAATCAGTATGACTTGTTGAGGACATTAACATCGATGTCTCAAGTGCCAGGAGTGAACCCGGTCGACCAAACTATAGATCCAAGGCTAGACCCCAACAGTGATGAATTTGAGTCCAAGTTTTGGGTGAAGAACATGAGGAAGTTACTTGACAGTGATCCAGATTACTATAGACCAACGTCTCTAGGGTTTGCAGCCAAGAACCTGATTGCAAAGGGTATTTCATCAGACGCCGATTACCAAGCGAATTTTCTGAACTACCCGTTCAAGGTTGTTCGAGACACATACATGGATCTGTTCAGAGGGAACGACGAGTCCCGCTattttgagattttgaaatccATGGACGTTTTAATCAAGCCGGGCACACTAACTGTTGTTTTGGGTAGGCCGGGTGCAGGGTGTTCGACGTTTTTGAAGACTGTTGCGGCACAAACATATGGTTTCAAGGTTGACGACAGTTCGATCATCAGTTACGATGGATTGACCCCTaaggaaatcaacaaaaactaCCGGGGTGAAGTGATTTTCTCTGCGGAAATGGATAACCATTTCCCACATTTGAGTGTTGGACAAACGTTGGAGTTTGCAGCGAAGATGAGAACACCACAGAACAGGTTCCCTGGAGTCAGTAGAAACGAATATGCAAAGCACATGTCAGAAGTACGTATTAAGCTTTAACGATTTGACAATTTGGAGAGTTAAAAAACACATACTAACACATACACACACTTcacatatatatttatagGTGTACATGGCAACATATGGATTGTCACATACAGTGAACACGAAGGTCGGTGACAACTTCATCAGAGGTGTGTCAGGTGGtgagagaaagagagtCTCGATTGCTGAAGCATCGCTTTGTGGTGCCAACTTGCAATGCTGGGATAATGCGACCAGAGGATTGGATGCTGCTACGGCTCTTGAGTTTGTGAGAGCATTGAAGACATCAGCACACATTTTAGATACCACACCTTTGATTGCAATTTACCAATGCTCACAAGACGCGTACGACTTGTTTGACAATGTTGTCTTACTTTATGAAGGTTACCAGATCTACTTTGGACCAGGTGATCGAGCAAAGGACTTCTTTGAAAGGATGGGCTATGAATGCCCAGACCGTCAGACCACGGCGGACTTCCTAACGTCGATCACATCTCCAGCGGAGAGAGTAGCCAAGAAAGGATGGGAAAACAAGGTACCACAGACACCAAAGGAATTTAGCGATTACTGGAGAGCATCTGCAGAGTACAAGGAGTTGGTTGCAGATATTGATGAGTACTTGTCACACTGCCACAACAATAATACACGTGAAGAGTTTGCGGAAGCACATGCCATCAAGCAGGCTAACCATGCAAGACCATCATCGTCGTTCCGGGTTTCTTATTGGATGCAGATCAAGTTGATTGCCCAGAGAAATATATGGAGAACAAAGGGAGATCCGTCGATCATGATGTTTTCTGTTATTGCTAACATCATCATGGGGTTGattatttcatcattgttcTATAATCTTTCAGCAACAACAGGGACGTTCTACTATCGGTCTGCAGCGATGTTTTTTGCTGTTTTGTTCAATGCGTTTTCTTCGTTACTAGAAATTATGTCATTATTTGAATCGAGACCAATTGTTGAGAAGCATAAAATGTTTGCCCTATACCATCCATCAGCGGATGCATTTGCTTCCATCTTTACAGAACTCGTGCCTAAAATTTTAACTTCAATTGGGTTTAACTTgatttattattttatGGTGAACTTCAGAAGAAATCCAGGTCgattctttttttactttttgaTGAACTTCATGGCGACTTTAGTGATGTCACACATTTTCCGTTCAATCGGTGCTTGTTTCAAGACGTTATCGGAATCGATGCCTCCTGCCACAGTGTTCTTGACAGCCATGGTTATTTACACTGGATTTGCTTTGCCAACGCCAAGTATGCACGGATGGTCAAGATGGATCAACTACCTTGATCCAGTTGCTTACGTGTTTGAGGCGCTTATGGCGAACGAGTTTGATGGTCGTCGTTTTGAATGCTCACAGTTCATTCCGTCGTACCCGAATGCTGATCTGGCCAACCAAGTTTGTAGTGTTGTTGCATCGGTTCCAGGGTTTTCATATGTTAATGGTACAGATTATATCTATGAATCATACAGATACAAGATCACACATAAGTGGAGAAATTTTGgtattgttgttggattcatcatattcttcttgtttgtttacGTCGCATTAGTGGAATTGAACAAGGGTGCAATGCAGAAGGGAGAAATCATTTTGTTCCAGCAATCCAAGCTACGTGAGATGaggaaggaaaagaagTCCAAACAGATCAGCGATATTGAAGGTGGATCCGAAAAGCCAGCTGGTGTGTATGATCATGGAAACGAGGATAGCGAGGACGGCGTGAACAACTTGACGGTTGGCAGTGACATTTTCCACTGGAGAGATGTTTGTTACGAAGTGCAGATCAAGGACGAGACCAGACGTATCTTGAACCATGTTGACGGATGGGTCAAGCCAGGCACGTTGACAGCGTTGATGGGAGCTTCGGGAGCGGGAAAGACGACGTTGTTGGACGTTCTGGCAAACCGGGTGACCATGGGTGTTGTGTCGGGATCGATGTTTGTGAACGGTAGATTGAGGGACCAGTCATTCCAAAGATCAACAGGGTATGTTCAGCAACAGGATTTACACTTACAGACATCGACCGTAAGAGAAGCGTTGAGGTTTTCGGCGTACTTGAGACAATCAAGGACGATTTccaagaaggagaaggatGAGTATGTTGAGAGTATCATTGACATTTTGGAGATGCGCTCGTATGCAGATGCTGTTGTTGGAGTTGCAGGTGAAGGTTTGAACGTCGAGCAGCGTAAGAGGTTGACGATTGGTGTTGAGCTTGCAGCCAAGCCTaagttgttattgtttttggaCGAGCCTACATCGGGATTAGACTCACAAACCGCATGGTCGGTGTGTCAGTTGATGAGAAAGCTTGCGGACCATGGCCAGGCTATTTTGTGTACGATCCATCAGCCATCAGCGCTTTTATTGAAGGAGTTTGACAGATTGTTGTTCCTAGCGAAGGGAGGTCGTACGGTGTACTTTGGAGATCTTGGAGAAAACTGCCAGACGTTAATCAACTACTTTGAATCGCACGGAGCACACCCATGTCCAGCAGAGGCCAATCCGGCGGAGTGGATGTTGGAGGTCATTGGAGCTGCACCGGGCTCACATGCGAACCAGGACTACCACGAGGTTTGGATGTCGTCTGATGAGAGACGTGCAGTCCAAGAGGAGTTACACAGGATGGAAACCGAGCTACTGCAAATACCAGTTGATGATTCAGCGGAAGCCAAGAGAAGTTTTGCATCTTCCTATCTAATTCAATATATCTGTGTTACCAAAAGAGTAATTGAACAATATTATCGTACTCCACAATATGTTTGGTCGAAAGTTTTCCTTGCAGTTACAAATTCACTTTTTAACGGTTTCTCGTTTTACAGAGCTGGTACTTCGTTACAAGGGTTGCAAAACCAGATGTTGTCTATTTTCATGCTTTCGGTCATGTTGAACACATTGGTTCAACAAATGCTACCACTATACATCACGCAACGGTCGATATACGAGGTGAGAGAAAGACCATCGAAGACGTTCTCATGGTGGGTGTTTCTTGCAGCACAAGTGACAGCCGAGTTCCCATGGAACCTGATATGTGGTACAATTTCATACTTCTGCTGGTATTATCCTATCGGTTTGCAAAACAATGCGTCGGTCACACACACGACTGCAGAGAGAGGCGCTTTGACGTGGCTACTCATTGTTGGGTTCTTTAACTACGCGTCATCGCTTGGCTTGATGTGCATTGCTGGTGTAGAGCAAGAGCAGAACGGAGCTAACATCTCGAGTTTATTGTTCACTATGTGTTTGAATTTCTGTGGTATTTTGAAGTATCCAACAGGGTTCTGGAAGTTCATGTACCGTGCGAATCCCTTCACATTTTGGATTGCATCGGTGCTTGGAGCGGGTGTGGGTGACACACCATTAGTGTGTTCATCTAAGGAGATTGTCTACTTTGCACCACCGAAGGGTGAAACATGTACTACATACATCCAACCATACATTGATGAAGCAGGTGGCTATTTGGTTGATAGTGAGCGGGAAGGTTACTGTGGATTCTGTACTGCGTCCAACACCAATGCCTACTTGAAGTCGGTGCACGTTGAGTACAGCAAAAGATGGCAAAACTGGGGTATTTTTATCTGTTTTATTGCGATCAACAACATTTTTATGTTCCTATTCTACTGGTTGGCGAGAGTTCCAAAGAAAGATAATCGTGTTGAAGATGCATCTGCATTGAAGAGTGATGAGAAGGCACCCCTAGGTCCACAGCATAGCATGACAATGCAGTAAGCTTTAAGACTGCATGAAAATCTATACATGTTAATAAATTGCATTTAACCATTACCTGTTTTACAAATATACAAATTTACACATACaaatatacacatatataATTATTTACAAACTActaatatttttttattaagGAATGGGAAGCACATTCAttgctttattttcagGATGCGGCTTCATTCGAAACCTTATTTGTTATGAATATAGCTTCCATATCACATCAGTTGAATAGTCCGAAGGTGAAATTAAACTTTTGAACCAAATATCCTTATTAAAATTGGTAATAGATAACAACTGCGGTTACAATATGTCATCCATTTAGGTCTGCAGATTATTATATAACGTCGACAATATCTACATGGAGTACccttgaaattttcaatcaacTTTTTGCCGCCCGGTTCTTAATTCCGCTCATCAGCGGGTGataaaaattttaaatcCGTTTGAATTCGGTGTTTAGTTTCGGAACcatgtttctattttttttttccgcAGACTTTGTCGcttatttctttttcatattGTTTATTccaataaatataaattcCTGGATACTTCCAGATTCCCTGAAGTGAATGTTGTTATTTTGCCCTGCCAGTTCAATTTCTTGTCGATTTACTTAGTATTTTTATCGTGCTTTTGAAGTAAAGTTTAATATGGAAACTATATCTGTTGGCAAGGAATCTGATGTTTCGTCAGATGGCAATGTTGCTTATGGGGGTTTCAATGAAGGTACTAACAAACAGATAAGAGATCTTGCCAGAGAATTCACACGGCAGACCTCAGTTGGCGACGGTGTACAGGACTCAGACGATGCTACCGATTCAAACGAAGTTGAGAAGTTTGGTGTCGACCATGCCAGTCCCAATTCTCCCCCAAAAAGTAATCAGTATGACTTGTTGAGGACATTAACATCGATGTCTCAAGTGCCAGGAGTGAACCCGGTCGACCAAACTATAGATCCAAGGCTAGACCCCAACAGTGATGAATTTGAGTCCAAGTTTTGGGTGAAGAACATGAGGAAGTTACTTGACAGTGATCCAGATTACTATAGACCAACGTCTCTAGGGTTTGCAGCCAAGAACCTGATTGCAAAGGGTATTTCATCAGACGCCGATTACCAAGCGAATTTTCTGAACTACCCGTTCAAGGTTGTTCGAGACACATACATGGATCTGTTCAGAGGGAACGACGAGTCCCGCTattttgagattttgaaatccATGGACGTTTTAATCAAGCCGGGCACACTAACTGTTGTTTTGGGTAGGCCGGGTGCAGGGTGTTCGACGTTTTTGAAGACTGTTGCGGCACAAACATATGGTTTCAAGGTTGACGACAGTTCGATCATCAGTTACGATGGATTGACCCCTaaggaaatcaacaaaaactaCCGGGGTGAAGTGATTTTCTCTGCGGAAATGGATAACCATTTCCCACATTTGAGTGTTGGACAAACGTTGGAGTTTGCAGCGAAGATGAGAACACCACAGAACAGGTTCCCTGGAGTCAGTAGAAACGAATATGCAAAGCACATGTCAGAAGTACGTATTAAGCTTTAACGATTTGACAATTTGGAGAGTTAAAAAACACATACTAACACATACACACACTTcacatatatatttatagGTGTACATGGCAACATATGGATTGTCACATACAGTGAACACGAAGGTCGGTGACAACTTCATCAGAGGTGTGTCAGGTGGtgagagaaagagagtCTCGATTGCTGAAGCATCGCTTTGTGGTGCCAACTTGCAATGCTGGGATAATGCGACCAGAGGATTGGATGCTGCTACGGCTCTTGAGTTTGTGAGAGCATTGAAGACATCAGCACACATTTTAGATACCACACCTTTGATTGCAATTTACCAATGCTCACAAGACGCGTACGACTTGTTTGACAATGTTGTCTTACTTTATGAAGGTTACCAGATCTACTTTGGACCAGGTGATCGAGCAAAGGACTTCTTTGAAAGGATGGGCTATGAATGCCCAGACCGTCAGACCACGGCGGACTTCCTAACGTCGATCACATCTCCAGCGGAGAGAGTAGCCAAGAAAGGATGGGAAAACAAGGTACCACAGACACCAAAGGAATTTAGCGATTACTGGAGAGCATCTGCAGAGTACAAGGAGTTGGTTGCAGATATTGATGAGTACTTGTCACACTGCCACAACAATAATACACGTGAAGAGTTTGCGGAAGCACATGCCATCAAGCAGGCTAACCATGCAAGACCATCATCGTCGTTCCGGGTTTCTTATTGGATGCAGATCAAGTTGATTGCCCAGAGAAATATATGGAGA
Encoded proteins:
- a CDS encoding uncharacterized protein (PKUD0D02450; Pfam Domains: MatE(5.4e-40)), whose product is MSDSESLVLDIPEPYTGPIDINTTCDEEDHLLLEELDFVPLHPVTTTTSHELYYLLTNSVPLFFTFFFQYSIQILIPTYFSSRIGPLEMSSCTLSITTWYLTGPVMVNGFTSALDTLCSTAFGAQHYHRVGQYYVKCTIVLLILLIPSMYFWSHAGSFFQRITSFKGSQNQELAALCASFISVFTYVAPAIGIFECTKRFLQSQCKFSVPTRIVIGGIPISILFNMTIPKFLDSNSLHKAPAISFVFTYWIMTIALVSYMFFVDGYQCLPTIEGIKAWTVKSFVKSSFVFFQLGVPGVIMILSEAFAFQIITFLSTSFPKSQLAAQSIISTLASLAFQPPFAVGICCSTRIANIIGAKSENYKPAMKAIYILMIGLSIFNFSWFFFLRNRITSLFTNDPEILDIAQRLAIIIAINQFLDCFNILCAAVLRGQGRQRIGSLLSLTTYYLIGIPLELFFAFKLDWKIYGLWIGLAIGVNFLSLLEMVIVNHSNWNNIIKESRKRS
- a CDS encoding uncharacterized protein (PKUD0D02470; Pfam Domains: ABC2_membrane(9.2e-99)|PDR_CDR(9.2e-58)|ABC_tran(1e-42)), which translates into the protein METISVGKESDVSSDGNVAYGGFNEGTNKQIRDLAREFTRQTSVGDGVQDSDDATDSNEVEKFGVDHASPNSPPKSNQYDLLRTLTSMSQVPGVNPVDQTIDPRLDPNSDEFESKFWVKNMRKLLDSDPDYYRPTSLGFAAKNLIAKGISSDADYQANFLNYPFKVVRDTYMDLFRGNDESRYFEILKSMDVLIKPGTLTVVLGRPGAGCSTFLKTVAAQTYGFKVDDSSIISYDGLTPKEINKNYRGEVIFSAEMDNHFPHLSVGQTLEFAAKMRTPQNRFPGVSRNEYAKHMSEVYMATYGLSHTVNTKVGDNFIRGVSGGERKRVSIAEASLCGANLQCWDNATRGLDAATALEFVRALKTSAHILDTTPLIAIYQCSQDAYDLFDNVVLLYEGYQIYFGPGDRAKDFFERMGYECPDRQTTADFLTSITSPAERVAKKGWENKVPQTPKEFSDYWRASAEYKELVADIDEYLSHCHNNNTREEFAEAHAIKQANHARPSSSFRVSYWMQIKLIAQRNIWRTKGDPSIMMFSVIANIIMGLIISSLFYNLSATTGTFYYRSAAMFFAVLFNAFSSLLEIMSLFESRPIVEKHKMFALYHPSADAFASIFTELVPKILTSIGFNLIYYFMVNFRRNPGRFFFYFLMNFMATLVMSHIFRSIGACFKTLSESMPPATVFLTAMVIYTGFALPTPSMHGWSRWINYLDPVAYVFEALMANEFDGRRFECSQFIPSYPNADLANQVCSVVASVPGFSYVNGTDYIYESYRYKITHKWRNFGIVVGFIIFFLFVYVALVELNKGAMQKGEIILFQQSKLREMRKEKKSKQISDIEGGSEKPAGVYDHGNEDSEDGVNNLTVGSDIFHWRDVCYEVQIKDETRRILNHVDGWVKPGTLTALMGASGAGKTTLLDVLANRVTMGVVSGSMFVNGRLRDQSFQRSTGYVQQQDLHLQTSTVREALRFSAYLRQSRTISKKEKDEYVESIIDILEMRSYADAVVGVAGEGLNVEQRKRLTIGVELAAKPKLLLFLDEPTSGLDSQTAWSVCQLMRKLADHGQAILCTIHQPSALLLKEFDRLLFLAKGGRTVYFGDLGENCQTLINYFESHGAHPCPAEANPAEWMLEVIGAAPGSHANQDYHEVWMSSDERRAVQEELHRMETELLQIPVDDSAEAKRSFASSYLIQYICVTKRVIEQYYRTPQYVWSKVFLAVTNSLFNGFSFYRAGTSLQGLQNQMLSIFMLSVMLNTLVQQMLPLYITQRSIYEVRERPSKTFSWWVFLAAQVTAEFPWNLICGTISYFCWYYPIGLQNNASVTHTTAERGALTWLLIVGFFNYASSLGLMCIAGVEQEQNGANISSLLFTMCLNFCGILKYPTGFWKFMYRANPFTFWIASVLGAGVGDTPLVCSSKEIVYFAPPKGETCTTYIQPYIDEAGGYLVDSEREGYCGFCTASNTNAYLKSVHVEYSKRWQNWGIFICFIAINNIFMFLFYWLARVPKKDNRVEDASALKSDEKAPLGPQHSMTMQ